In Ascaphus truei isolate aAscTru1 chromosome 7, aAscTru1.hap1, whole genome shotgun sequence, one genomic interval encodes:
- the HOXD13 gene encoding homeobox protein Hox-D13 — translation MCKALSKRNQWEMEGLRGEGSSTNQCRNFLSPPGVFGTSSSRTVSGLTYPGPERSNSTRSESTKDGPACPGSTGPSAPPLGYGYHFGNGYYSCRMSHGVGIQQNPLKSSSHASISGFPVEKYMDVPSLASTSVPSNDVSSRAKEMSYFQGYTNPYQHVPGYLDMVSTFGSGEPRHETYISMEGYQSWTLANGWNSQVYCGKDQPQPSHFWKSSFPGDVALSQPDMCVYRRGRKKRVPYTKLQLKELENEYAINKFINKDKRRRISAATNLSERQVTIWFQNRRVKDKKIVSKLKDNIS, via the exons ATGTGCAAAGCCCTGAGCAAACGCAATCAGTGGGAAATGGAAGGATTAAGAGGAGAAGGGTCTTCCACTAATCAGTGCAGGaatttcctctctccccctggcgTGTTTGGCACTTCCTCCAGCAGAACAGTCTCAGGATTAACCTATCCTGGTCCCGAGCGCTCCAACTCTACACGTTCTGAGTCCACCAAAGACGGTCCAGCATGTCCAGGTTCTACTGGACCGTCTGCTCCACCGCTGGGATATGGTTATCACTTTGGAAACGGATACTACAGTTGTCGTATGTCTCATGGTGTTGGGATTCAGCAGAACCCTCTGAAATCCTCCAGCCATGCTTCCATTAGCGGATTTCCAGTGGAGAAGTATATGGACGTTCCTAGCTTGGCCAGTACAAGTGTCCCCAGTAATGACGTGTCTTCAAGGGCAAAAGAAATGTCTTATTTTCAGGGCTATACCAACCCGTATCAGCATGTTCCTGGATACTTAGATATGGTGTCAACGTTTGGTTCTGGGGAACCCAGGCACGAAACATACATATCAATGGAGGGCTATCAATCATGGACTCTAGCTAATGGCTGGAACAGTCAAGTTTATTGTGGTAAAGACCAGCCTCAACCTTCACATTTTTGGAAGTCGTCTTTCCCAG GAGACGTTGCACTAAGCCAGCCAGACATGTGTGTCTACAGGCGTGGGAGGAAGAAGAGGGTACCCTACACAAAACTGCAACTCAAAGAACTTGAGAATGAGTATGCCATTAACAAGTTCATTAACAAGGACAAGAGAAGGAGAATTTCAGCAGCAACCAACCTGTCTGAGAGACAAGTCACCATATGGTTCCAAAACAGGCGAGTGAAGGATAAGAAAATTGTCTCCAAGCTAAAGGACAACATTTCTTGA